The following DNA comes from Photobacterium sp. DA100.
ATACAAACCGGCTTGGAATCCCAGCGAACCAGCCGCTTGGGTAATTTGTAACGCAGCCAATGGCGGCTAGACGCCACAATCCGTACATCCTTCTTGGTTAGCCCTACTTCCTCGTATAATTCCCGATACATGGCTTGCTCAGGGGTCTCCCCCTCATCAATCCCACCTTGCGGAAACTGCCAGGAATGTTGTCCATATCGTCGAGCCCAGAATACTTGGCCATGGCTATTACAGATCACAATACCCACATTTGGGCGGTACCCATCGCCATCAATCACTGGACGACCTCAATTAAATCTCTATTAATAGTGATTTTTTCACAGACAACCCTATGGGTAAACAAACATTGTTATTTATCCGTCTATTTTCCTAGCTGAGCCACACAATCTGGATAACTTTTCGCTGCCGGATACTTTATAAACATCACAATGAGACATAGCCCACATTTATACACGTTTTCTGTGGATAGAATTGTGAAGAAGCCGTCAATCCAGTGGGTTACTTTGCCAGCGGGAGCTACAAGCAAACAAGAAGACACTGCATAAACACCAAACAAAAACCTTACTAAACATAGACTAAAGAATAAAAAGTGAATTTTACCGCCACTTTATGACTAGATCATTACTGTCACACTTTTAGATCGGTTAAAGATCAACCACCCATCATTTTATCCACATCAAAAAGCATCAACCACTCAAAAAACCACCAGCCAACTGGTTAAATTACCAACCAACCCCTGTATAAATGCACAGACAAGGTATAATGATGTTTTTTTCAGCGCACCCTGTGGATAACTAGATAATAGGATCCTTCATCGCGGCTATGGTAGGATCGCCTGCCACACAGAAGGTAAACACCATGCAACCGACTCCGAAGACTGAACAGGAACTTTTGATGCGTGCCAACGCACTCGCCGGGATGACCCTCGGCGAACTGGCGCAAATGGCCAATATCACGGTCCCGCCAGATCTGCGGCGTGACAAAGGCTGGGTGGGGCAGCTGCTGGAATGGCACCTAGGAGCCAGCGCCGGCAGCAAGCCGGTACCAGATTTCGCGGAGCTCGGCATCGAGCTCAAGACCATCCCGATCGGGTACCACGGCAAGCCATTGGAGACGACCTTCGTCTGCGTGGCTCCTCTGATAGGCTTACACGGCTTGTGCTGGGAAAATAGTCATATTCGCCATAAGCTGGCCCGGGTGCTGTGGATCCCGGTAGAGGGTGAGCGTGATATTCCCCTGGCCGAACGCCATGTCGGCTCACCGCTGCTGTGGAGTCCTTCGGCAGAAGAGGAACAACAACTCAGGCAGGACTGGGAAGAGCTGATGGATATGATCGTGCTCGGCCAAGTCGAGCAAATCACTGCCCGCCACGGCGAGGTGCTGCAACTGCGCCCGAAAGCAGCCAACAGCAAAGCGCTAACAGAAGCCTACGGTGCCAACGGCCAGCCAATAAAGACCCTACCGCGGGGCTTTTACCTCAAGACCCAGTTCACCGCCGGCTTGCTGGAAAAATACTTTATTCTGTAAAGCGCCTTACAAGGCGATAGTCATGTCTTCCCGGCATTGACTGAGCTGGCCGTCAGGCGAGAACTCATCATAGGGATCTATCACCCTGAGTGTCACGCTGGTGATACCAAGCGGGCGCAATAGCTCCCCCACCTGTTCAATCGACTGGAACTTGACCATCTCTCCGCTATCGGTCTTGAGCGGTTCAAGGTGATGCTTGTACTCCACCTCAAGCAGATAGTCGGAGCATCCAGCATAGCTGGTCAAGATGCACGCCGGTATCGACCCGGTGCCCGATTTGGTCCAGTGCTTCAATTGTGACAGTTTCATCCCCCCTCCCCAACCTTACCCTATAAAGGTTAACTATTGGCCACAAAACTAAACCCGGCAAGGTCAAGATCAAGACGATTCAATGTGTTGTGGGTCTTCTCACACTATAGAACTCGCGTTATAGTCGAAGAGCGAACATCTGATGAGTCCAAGGAGGGCTAATGAAATACCACAAGATCCCCCACTCGAGTCTTGAGGTCAGCAAAATCTGCCTAGGGACCATGACCTTCGGTGAACAAAATAACGAGCAAGACGCGCACAGCCAGCTTGACTTGGCCTTTGAGCGCGGGATCAACTTCATCGATACCGCCGAAATGTATCCAGTCCCCCCCAACGGAAAAACTCAGGGACTGACAGAAACCTTTATTGGCAACTGGATGAAAAACAAAGGGGTGAGGGATAAGGTGGTCCTCGCCAGCAAAGTCGCGGGCCCGCGTAACCTGCCCTACATCCGGCCGGAGATGGCCCTCGACCGACGCAATATCCACGATGCGGTTGAAGCCAGCCTCAACCGACTGCAAACCGACTATATCGATCTCTACCAGTTGCACTGGCCGCAACGGGAAACCAACTGCTTCGGCCAGCTCAACTACCAATACCAAGAAGATCACTCCGGTGTGACCCTGACCGACTCGCTTGAGGCGCTGGCCGAACTGGTCCGGGCCGGAAAAATCCGCTATATCGGCTTGTCCAACGAAACCCCATGGGGCGTGATGTCTTTTTTACGCTTGGCCGAAAAGCACGACTTGCCGAGAGTGGTAACTATCCAGAACCCGTACAACCTGCTCAATCGCAGCTTTGAAGTCGGCCTGTCCGAAATCAGCCACCATGAAGGGGTCGAGCTGCTGGCCTACTCACCGCTGGCCTTCGGTACCCTGAGCGGCAAGTACCTCAATGGTGCACGCCCACAAGGGGCTCGCTGTACCCTGTTCGAGCGCTTCTCGCGTTACTTCAAGCCGCAGGGCATCGCCGCTACCGAGGCCTATGTCAACATTGCCCATAAGCATGGATTAGATCCGGCCCAGATGGCACTGGCTTTTGTCAACCAGCGTCCCTTCGTCGCCAGCAATATCATTGGCGCGACAACACTTGAGCAGCTCAATGCCAATATCGACAGTCTGGATACCGTACTGAGCGCAGATGTGCTAGAGGAGCTGCAAGAGGCCGGTATTCAATACTCCAACCCTTGCCCATAGCTCCCCCCCCCCCAGCGCAAAACGCAGGTAAAAAAAAGCCCCCGTAATACGGGGGCCGAAAAACATTAGCTCAACCAACTTAGGTAGACACCTTTGTTGATGCCCAGCTACTTTACCTAAGCCTTGCCAATGGCTCTAGGCCACATTCGTCGCAAAGCGTTGGGAAATGTTACAAGCCGTGACGGGCTAGTGCGGTTGCTAACAGTTCGTCATATTTCCCTCCCCCCGCAAACGCATTGCGGGGGGAGGCATCACGTCACAAGTCTTGATTTATACTCCCGCCTCAGGTGTCGTACCTTACGAGCCGCTGAAGAGGTCAGTTGATCCTGAGAAATGCGGTTCTCCTTATCAATTCCCATATCTTTGAGTAAATGGGCAGAAAAAGGATAGGGCATGTGTACCTGAATTCGGCGGTGCTCCCGTCGCCATTGAGCGTCCTCGCGTTTAACATCGAGTTGAACAAGAAAGACTGCAAGGCGTAAATAGACTGATTGGCGCATAATCGTGCTCTCCATATGATTGACAGATAATTGGAGGGACACAGATCCTGCCGTTCAGGCTGACAACATAAGTCTATAACTTAACTAGCCGCGACAGAAATCCGCGGCCCATTTACACAGCGGATTGCCGTTAATGATTAGGTTTGATGCTGGTATCACCACAGGAACAGGTGTGCGACATCATGACAGTAATTGGCATATCAGTTCCTCCGGCAATAAGTTATGAAGATGTGAAATATGGGGTTATTGTAACAAGCAGTGAATACTAAACAACCACTTAGGCTATAAATGACGATAAAAACAACAATAATCTAAACCCTGTCGATGAAAAGCGTATTTTGATGAATTATTCACCACCATCCGGGCCGATTCCAGACTATGACACCTTAGCTATCCTGGCGTAGGTACTTGGGCGGAGGCACCAGATCATGCTTGTTGAGCAACCGGTACATCGTTGCCCTTGAAATACCGAGCTCTCTTGCCGCCGCGGAAATCTGCCCTTTATTATTTTCAAGTACCGCCAGTATTGCTCCACGCTCAGAGTCAGAGCGGATTTCCTTAAGGCTCTGCTTGTCATCCGACGTTCTCGGCAGATCAAGATGCTCTGCTTCGAGCACCTTGTCGTCACTCAGCAGAATCGCCCGCTTGATATGACCGATCATCTCCCTGACATTGCCAGGCCACGAATAGCCCATCAGCAACTGGCCCGCTTCCGGTGATAGCTGTTTGACCGGACTGTTATACTGCCGGGCAAACTTAAGCATGAAAAATTCAGCCAGCAACACGATATCCTGACCCCGCTCACGCAACGCGGGCACCATGATCCCAAACGCATTGAGCTGGAAATACAGTTCTTCACAGAGCAAGCCTGAGTCCAACAATTCATCCGGGGTATAGCGGGTGGATACCACCAAACGAATATCCGCACTCACCTGCCTACCGGTTTCGGTCGTAAAGCTTTCATCACGCAGGAAGCGGGCCAAATCCTGCTGCCGTGCCAGGTCTAGGTGGGTAACTTCATCGAGGAACAATACCCCGCGATCCGCCGCTTGCAGGCAGCACTTGGGCAAATTACCCGCCCCCATATCAACCATCCAGCTTTCGGTCAGCGACTCGCAATTAACACAGACAAAAGCCCCTTTGCCACGCGTAGATGCTTGGTGGATAGCCCTGGCAACCAACTCCTTGCCTGTGCCGATCTCCCCCTGGATCAAGACCGGAACCTCCGTCATGGCAATCCGCTTAACGTGGTGGCGCAAGCTCTTCATCGCTGCCTGCTCACCCTGCAAACCCGAGTGGCCGAACACGCCAAGTTGCGGCCATACCCGGCGCTCAAGCTGTAGCATCCCGCGCTGATGGCCAATCGTATCGAGCAACTGGGACTCAGGGACAGGATCGGTAAAGTAATCAATGCAGAAGTTGAGGATAAATTGGCATATCGCATCATGGTCCAGCTGGCGCTCTTGGACCAACGCCAACCATCGAACTTGCTTATTGCGGTTCACTAAGCCTGCCACCCCTTGCAGGCTGAACTCATCCCGGGTGAGATCGACCACCCCGATACAAGGGCCCACTTCCAGCAACAGTGATTCTGCAGCACGGAGATCATAACAGCGGTGGCAAGCCCAACCCGCTTGCTCCAGCATTTTTATCCACGCCGGAGCCCCTCCCCCCAAGATCACCAATGTTCCCAGTGCAGTGCTGCTTCCCTTTGTTTTTTTCATCCACGATACCTCTCGGCCAATGCATCCATGCAGACTGAAGGACTTTTACAGACAT
Coding sequences within:
- a CDS encoding NADP(H)-dependent aldo-keto reductase, translated to MKYHKIPHSSLEVSKICLGTMTFGEQNNEQDAHSQLDLAFERGINFIDTAEMYPVPPNGKTQGLTETFIGNWMKNKGVRDKVVLASKVAGPRNLPYIRPEMALDRRNIHDAVEASLNRLQTDYIDLYQLHWPQRETNCFGQLNYQYQEDHSGVTLTDSLEALAELVRAGKIRYIGLSNETPWGVMSFLRLAEKHDLPRVVTIQNPYNLLNRSFEVGLSEISHHEGVELLAYSPLAFGTLSGKYLNGARPQGARCTLFERFSRYFKPQGIAATEAYVNIAHKHGLDPAQMALAFVNQRPFVASNIIGATTLEQLNANIDSLDTVLSADVLEELQEAGIQYSNPCP
- a CDS encoding DUF6482 family protein; amino-acid sequence: MKLSQLKHWTKSGTGSIPACILTSYAGCSDYLLEVEYKHHLEPLKTDSGEMVKFQSIEQVGELLRPLGITSVTLRVIDPYDEFSPDGQLSQCREDMTIAL
- the rppH gene encoding RNA pyrophosphohydrolase; the protein is MIDGDGYRPNVGIVICNSHGQVFWARRYGQHSWQFPQGGIDEGETPEQAMYRELYEEVGLTKKDVRIVASSRHWLRYKLPKRLVRWDSKPVCIGQKQKWFLLSLECDESKVNMQRGSTPEFDGWRWVSYWYPVRQVVSFKRDVYRRALKEFAAIAMPFKERKERKKRRVKRG
- a CDS encoding VpsR-related response regulator, with amino-acid sequence MKKTKGSSTALGTLVILGGGAPAWIKMLEQAGWACHRCYDLRAAESLLLEVGPCIGVVDLTRDEFSLQGVAGLVNRNKQVRWLALVQERQLDHDAICQFILNFCIDYFTDPVPESQLLDTIGHQRGMLQLERRVWPQLGVFGHSGLQGEQAAMKSLRHHVKRIAMTEVPVLIQGEIGTGKELVARAIHQASTRGKGAFVCVNCESLTESWMVDMGAGNLPKCCLQAADRGVLFLDEVTHLDLARQQDLARFLRDESFTTETGRQVSADIRLVVSTRYTPDELLDSGLLCEELYFQLNAFGIMVPALRERGQDIVLLAEFFMLKFARQYNSPVKQLSPEAGQLLMGYSWPGNVREMIGHIKRAILLSDDKVLEAEHLDLPRTSDDKQSLKEIRSDSERGAILAVLENNKGQISAAARELGISRATMYRLLNKHDLVPPPKYLRQDS
- the mutH gene encoding DNA mismatch repair endonuclease MutH; its protein translation is MQPTPKTEQELLMRANALAGMTLGELAQMANITVPPDLRRDKGWVGQLLEWHLGASAGSKPVPDFAELGIELKTIPIGYHGKPLETTFVCVAPLIGLHGLCWENSHIRHKLARVLWIPVEGERDIPLAERHVGSPLLWSPSAEEEQQLRQDWEELMDMIVLGQVEQITARHGEVLQLRPKAANSKALTEAYGANGQPIKTLPRGFYLKTQFTAGLLEKYFIL